CTCCTGGTCATAAAAAGGCACAAAAACCACAGAAATGAATTCAGCTTCATTCTCTTCAATGGATGATTTACTTTAGCATGAATATCCATTTTATCTTATCATCATCTCCTAAAATGCTCAATGTACAAAATAGAAATGTCGCTAAAATATGCAATTgccaaaaccttttatttctatttttggaGATATTGTGGAAGCATTAAGAGGTTCAGAAGAGCTTGAATTCTGGTCTTCTCATTAGTGCTGCAGTTTAGGATATGAGCACGAGCGATGAAGGGGACATCAGAGGTTACATGATATAACCAGAACGGCTCCAGAGTGGACCATACAAGAACATTGTCACTGTTTTTGGGAAGGTTGGAATTTGAGAGAATCTACagccatattttttaatttttgctattGAATAGAACTGTTTGGGTGACTCCATCCTTCCTGGCCTGGAGATAGACACATATGCAGAAACACAGTTGTTTTTGAACGTTAATAGAGTAGTAGAGGTTACAATCCTATCATTTTTAGTGCCATAGGTAACTATTGGTGATTTTACCTTTCTTCCTCTCGCAATGATAGAGCCGTCAGAGACATAAATAAAGGaagattaataaaaatgaaaacatgggaAAAGTTTCATGTCATAATAAAGTAAACgtgaaaatatgtgaaaatgtaatgtcctttctgcaaaaaaaaagacatcccaaGGTGaacttttaaagcagacctaaactcgacattttcactttacataaaagagtatatgtaaaggaaaaagattatgttaatatgtatatgtaaaggaaaaagatatatatgtattatatgtaaatatgtatatgtaaaggaaaaggaaaaaaagtgcagcacagcACTTAAGTCTTGATTGCCTCGATCATTGGGAGCGCAGAGACCCCCGGaatacatacgtcacgcatcccaagaggctctgggtgctccgtCTGCCCCATCTCATTTTTTCCAATAAGGAGAAAGAGAtgccacacatgtgcagtgagatccgcTCTCTCTTTTTTACCCTTTACAGCCGGTTACGTCAACCGATCTCACACTTGGCCAGTGAAtagtgaagatggcggcgcccagcgctAGCCCTGCGTCAGGTCGatgaggaattccaggacgacatgGGAACAGAATGGGAACATGGGAAGATCCAGGGCCATCGAGGGaactgcgggattaaaggtaagtgtaattttttaattttccgtttagttccactttaagtaacatGAATGGGCAAAGCAAAAGTTGGTcctacaggaaaagaaaagaaagaaagaaaaaaatcacactattaccatttattttgatattaatttattaatttcttCACACAACATACGTTTTGACCACTTATCTCAGTCTGTAAAGTGTTGTAAATCATGGAAGCTTTTGATGTGCTGGTTCTGATCTAGATGAACTATTTAGGTGATGTAGAAGTGGTTTACAAAGTagttaaatgaatgaatgaaatctACACAATGCACAAACCATCTGAATCCAGCGTGTTATAAAGATGCACATCACCCGAAAATATTTTCAGAACTGGCTTCAAACTGAAAGATTTATTTCGTTGATGAAATGTTCCTTGATGTGATATCATAGATGAACAATTCTGACTTCCTAGCGCGAAATGAAAGCTGGTCGCTGCATTTATAGGACTTCAATGACTTCTGACCATGATTGGCTggctgaaactttttttctagtggtGAAGGTTTAATAGGTGTACTTGTCATATGCTTCTCATTGGTAGTGAAAGTCCTCTTTCCCTTAACTTTCACTCTCCTACCCCAGTGAGAAAAAAAGTTGAATGGTGGAAACTTAGATTGACAATTGAAATCCTAGTGAGGATTTCAGAAGTCatcgggtctgatttattaaagctctccaaggctggagaggatacattttcaccagtgaagctgggatccagcaaacctggaatggatttttaaaagtcattttctatttgttagcaaatgttttttagtcctgggccagatccattccaggttttttggattatccagcatcactgatgaagatgtatcctgtccagccttggagaaatttaataaatcagagccattgtgtCCGATTtatttctccaagactgaagaagatggaccatcatggaggaacctgggtgatccagcaatttaTTAAGCTATACAATACTGTAAAAACAGTGGTTTTTAGGAGACAGTTTGTAatttttcattgctcaaggaacccctagcaacctctggaggaatcttagGGCTCCACAGAACCCTGCTTAGTCTGGATTGTAGCCTGAGATGCCCACAACACATCAAGTCTTGTCACATAAATCTGCGTGCACAGACGCTTTGCTAATTGACCCAAACCTGATTGGACTAATAAAGAAGCCCAATTTCCACACCTGATAATCACCCAAAGATTATGACCCCAGGTGAACACAGAATAGATCAGTGGCCCCACCAACAAACTATTCAGCAAAATGATAAAAGGTCCACAAAACTACATTGTATCCCAGACATTAATTATTGGACTCTATCAGTGAGCCTATTGCTAGGAACTGCCCCAGGCTGTGTTGCTGCATTATAGTACATCAGAGAAAGGGAATGTTTGCTACACAAGCTTTTGGAGAGGTGAAATGTCTCttgtaaaaattaatttgtacCTTTACAGCGTGAGCCGTGGTGCAGGCCTACCAGGCCCTGTAAACATCTACACAGCCAAAAGAGTGCTATCTACAGAaacagcactgcaaaataaaacacgtatttctattaaaaaataaaccatctaTACAATTTAGTAAAAGTAGCATATTTGTGATTTACACAATTAACTAAGCTCAGTAGCTTTTTCATGTGCATATGTGGAATTTATACACAAGGAGATATCCTTATTACAATCCATGAAACTGTGCACTTTTATTTAAGAGAACCGGTCAGCCTGGTACTTCTGGTCCCCTATATAGTGCTGCTTACACAGGAAAACTATGGTCACCGTGTTGGTTATAAAGACAGCTAACACACAGAACCCCAGGACTATTCAATGGCTTGTGAGAGTGGTGCttgaaaaatgatttgtattgtcACAAACACATATATGTAGCTTGCAGAGCATGCTAATGCAAAAACTGAAGGTTAGGATAACGAGAAACATTAAGTATCTGGGTTATGTCCTCTAGTTCAGGCAAGTGAACATTTTCCATGTCGGACTTTACTGAGTACACAATTATCTAATACATATTGTCCTTAAGTGCACTATACTCTTCAAAACCAATAAATGTTTATGATCATGCACATCTATCTTTATTCTTTGGGCCACTTCCTTTTGTGTGCCTGCACCATGCAAGCAAATGCAGATCAGCATCAAGGAAGTACATTTCTCCAACCAAAATGCCTTACGCAGCCCGGGCTGACACTTCAAGTCTTTGTGTACACACCAGGTTAATAGAGCTTCCCTTTGTTCAGGAACATTGTCATGCTAGGGCAGGTAGTTGTAGGACCTGGTAAGATATTCCAGGTTtacagcaaagtaaaaacagGGAAACAAAAAAGAATGATATTATAAAACTCAAATAAGGTAAACTACTGATAtagagtatgtttttttttagtttggagtTGAGATTGATTAAGTtgatctgattttcttttttgtctttttgctttAGAAAGCATCAAAGTTGCCACCATtatgacctggccaatcaagttagCCTGTTTATTGATGGAGCAAGGAGAGGCGAGTTTAGATCAATTTAGTTACAAAGTGGTTCCGTTAACCAACACATAGTGCTGCTGTTATGTTTGGTGTTTTTCACAAAACAACATTATTTGGTCATTAAATGTAGTTTACACTATATACATCCTTAGTAAAACcatgtaaagaatattttaagTTGTATCGCTTAAATCAAATAAACCCATTAggggttctttatttttttttattgctgtggatCAGTGTGCCTTCCCAGAATGATTATATACcacatgtacatatacatacatacatacacacacacacacacacacacacacacagacacacacagacacacacagacacacacgtTTTTacgctgggtgggaagaagctgatGCAGGTGGCTGTGTCCATGTATCGTGAGCCAACTTTTcggtagccacccaaaaacacccgagtggttactgaaaagtggtgcGCCCGGTAAAAGAGgacggggagaacactgtatctgcatatatattaccatacattgattatttatatagcaccttcTTCTCACACAGCTCCTTATGGAGTCCATAGTCATTGTCACTAAATGCTCAAAAACTAATGTAATCTAGGCCCAAATTTGGGTGAAGCCAtcagtatgtttttgaaatgtggaaggaaattAGTGTGCAGAaggcattatataaaaaaaggtagcaggctgacaggttctctttaagcaaaCACCTAAACGTATACAACTTTACTTCTCACACTCAGACATCAATGTGAATGCCATGTTTCTTGGTCATCATTTCTCTTGTTCCAGTGAGGTACATGATGAGCGAGCACAGATTGGGCAAGGTGGCAGTGATAGCCACATATAGCCAGTATGGGAGAGGAGCCGTCTTTCCAAAGGGACAGAGCCACAGCCCATGCCGGATCCCATCCCGGATGTGATGCGAAGTCCATGAGATGAACAACATCCAAGGGAGGAAACACCAAGAGTCTTTGAGTCTCAAGAATTGCATGAGGAACTTCAGAGCGAGCGCCATGATGGGGATAAGGGTGGAGCAGTGCAGGGGAGGACGATGAGGCAGATGGAGAGCAGCCtggcaaaagagaaaagaaaaagttatttagtgccaaatatatttgctttatgttATATGTTCTACTACAATGGTTTTGGTTTTCATAATTATGCAAATGTAATTAACAAATACTCCCGAAGGTATGTTCAGTATGATCTGTTCAACATTACCTAAACATACCAAATGGTTTATCTGCCTATATTCTGTCATATTCTCCCACCATTAACAATGCAGCTCTGTATCCTAAGATTATTTGGATTTTGATCAACGATAAACTTACATGCATTAagcacctgagcgttacactgatttctagatttctgttccaaaagcgtcacaggttttcatgaaatttttttttttaaattgtagacctgtaacttacagaaatatgtccgaatagggttctagtagatattatgaatataaaaacggaaccgacgctggattagcacagcgggaccaggtaagtggggattttagtgtaggcgaaaaaatacggggttaaccaaaagagcaaaaatatttagtgcgagaaattacgggcttagcggttagggggttaaggacACTGCGAATGTgtttattattagacaggatttatatagtaccaacatattatgcattgctgtacattaaataggggttgcaaatgatggacagatacagacagtgacacaggaggaggagaggaccctgcccagaaaatattacaatctaagaggtgggggaagtatcacacaataggatgggagatatgtaatggtgggaagtagtgatggtttcaaagtacagaagaagacgagttggcaagattgaaaaaatgggttttgagtgctccctaaatgagcagaaagtaggagcaagctaaataggacgaggaagaccattccagagggtcgGGTctgctctagagaagtcttggagccgtgcatgtgatgacgTTGGGGGTAAGGAAGTCGtgagtaggtcattggaggagtgaagagtctttaaactgacctgggatcCCTGGATCTCTTATTGCAACTCTGGACTCTTTCCAATGAAAAGCAAGACTTTttgttctcccccttcactttgcTCATTGTATTTACTTCACAAACTCTGCTGACCTCCCCCATTGTTGTTCTCCCTTTGGCTTATGGCTGACTTGTTGAActgtttaaatttatatttgatatttataatgtaaatgtatttttattgttatcccATTTCACCAtcctaaaaaatatgaataaagagATTTATACATCTAGACAGTGACCGTTCCTTTTCAGGAGTGCCAGCTTTGGCTTTTgagtttttttactttcaataggttgcaatgaaaaaaaacaaacatgttgctTCCCATCAGACTTGCACAGCTCTGGCTGGAATATGAAGGAGTGAATACATTTTcctaaagtggaaccaaactcaATAAAGTATTTTGAGCAGGCAGGTTATTTATTAAagacaggcgatatcccttctgctatgaaacaaacttacctgcccgttagaaatattttctttatttacactgagctgcacacgtgcaatatttgtcgttggatatttcacgatcctttccaatgacaaaagactgcacaatgcatgaacaagctttgtacatacagcacaattctgctctatggaggggggagaatgaaggagcggcaccccactgcgctctccccccttcactttcattacgatcattcattgtCCCTGAATCTGCCAGGACATTCGTTGGAGCGacggacgatgagcgctgtacacacatgcCAAATTCTCTTCCTATATCA
This Pyxicephalus adspersus chromosome 6, UCB_Pads_2.0, whole genome shotgun sequence DNA region includes the following protein-coding sequences:
- the TMEM267 gene encoding transmembrane protein 267 — protein: MASEVEKADALLQTFSGASVVSSLGLGIFCFLADKVQQTSFIQQNDWLRATSDSATHGVIGMWSWAIVIGLRKRSDFCEVILAGFFACIIDLDHFFLAGSFSLKAALHLPHRPPLHCSTLIPIMALALKFLMQFLRLKDSWCFLPWMLFISWTSHHIRDGIRHGLWLCPFGKTAPLPYWLYVAITATLPNLCSLIMYLTGTREMMTKKHGIHIDV